A single region of the Nitrosomonas sp. Is79A3 genome encodes:
- a CDS encoding helix-turn-helix domain-containing protein — MKRTEFLQETRKMRIEEAYEGCKSGCLTHAEAALLLGVCDRTFRRYRSKYDEGGLDALMDKRLTQVSPRCAPVDEVMQLTEQYQSRYSGWNVKHFTHGIAGMAVRVANRP; from the coding sequence ATGAAACGAACGGAATTTCTTCAGGAAACACGGAAGATGAGAATTGAAGAAGCCTATGAAGGTTGTAAAAGCGGGTGCCTTACGCATGCAGAAGCGGCTCTACTGCTTGGTGTATGTGATCGCACATTTCGGCGTTATAGAAGCAAATATGACGAAGGCGGACTGGATGCGTTGATGGATAAGCGCCTGACTCAGGTCTCGCCTCGTTGTGCACCCGTTGATGAAGTGATGCAGTTAACGGAACAATATCAAAGTCGTTATTCAGGTTGGAATGTCAAGCACTTCACGCATGGTATTGCAGGGATGGCGGTACGCGTAGCTAATCGTCCCTGA
- a CDS encoding IS5 family transposase, whose protein sequence is MLRHSSTIHQPNLFGTDLLMQLDPNDLLLKLASAIPWQEFEESFFIHYTTAAGAPSKPIRLMVGLLILKQLENLSDESIVLQWKRNPYYQAFCGMKEFQQKLPCHSTELVHFRKRLGAQGVERIFRMSVGLHGESALEDVVHVDTTVHEKNITYPTDSKLAIKIINRLNKIGPAHGISQRRTFVKEVKSLRLDIRHYRHVKKRAKAKRALKRLRTIAGVLIRELRRELPQHCLFECYQRDFLLYERVLRQQQNDKNKIYSLHEPQVYCVAKGKDHKQYEYASQASIASTAKGNLIVGVISHEQNLHDSNTLPEILRHVEISRGKAAKQAVCDRGYRGKREVNGTQIILPGKGLKKDTRYQKDKKRKQCRRRAAIEPIIGHLKSDYRMARNYLKGAIGDRINLLMAAAAWNLKQWLLAIFWLFFPWRKLQIYRIP, encoded by the coding sequence ATGCTAAGACATAGCAGTACGATTCATCAACCGAATTTGTTTGGAACAGATTTGTTGATGCAACTTGATCCCAATGATTTGTTGCTGAAGCTTGCATCAGCGATACCCTGGCAAGAATTTGAGGAATCATTTTTCATCCATTACACGACGGCGGCAGGTGCGCCGAGTAAGCCGATCCGGCTGATGGTTGGATTATTGATACTGAAGCAGTTAGAGAATCTGAGTGACGAATCGATAGTATTGCAGTGGAAGCGCAATCCTTATTACCAGGCTTTTTGCGGCATGAAAGAATTCCAGCAAAAGCTGCCTTGCCATAGTACGGAGCTGGTGCATTTTCGCAAGCGCCTAGGCGCGCAAGGTGTAGAGCGGATTTTCCGGATGAGTGTTGGTTTGCATGGGGAATCAGCGCTGGAAGATGTGGTTCATGTTGACACGACTGTGCATGAGAAGAACATCACGTACCCGACGGATAGCAAACTAGCGATCAAGATTATCAATCGCCTCAACAAGATTGGCCCCGCCCACGGCATTTCACAGCGGCGCACTTTCGTCAAAGAAGTGAAGTCACTGCGCCTGGATATTCGGCACTACCGGCACGTGAAGAAAAGAGCTAAGGCCAAACGCGCATTAAAGCGGCTCAGAACCATTGCAGGTGTATTGATACGGGAACTCAGGAGAGAATTACCGCAACACTGTCTGTTTGAATGCTATCAACGGGACTTTCTATTGTATGAGCGCGTATTACGGCAACAGCAAAACGATAAGAACAAGATCTACTCATTGCACGAACCGCAAGTGTACTGTGTCGCCAAGGGGAAAGATCACAAACAATATGAGTACGCTAGCCAAGCATCGATCGCCAGTACCGCAAAAGGTAATCTGATCGTCGGCGTAATCAGTCACGAACAGAATCTGCATGACAGCAATACGTTACCAGAGATCCTGCGTCATGTTGAGATTTCGCGCGGGAAAGCAGCCAAGCAAGCCGTATGCGATCGCGGCTACCGCGGCAAACGTGAAGTCAATGGAACCCAGATCATTTTGCCCGGAAAAGGACTCAAGAAAGATACCCGATACCAGAAAGACAAGAAGCGGAAACAGTGCAGGAGGCGTGCCGCGATTGAACCCATTATCGGCCACCTGAAATCGGATTATCGAATGGCGAGGAACTATCTGAAAGGCGCTATTGGCGATCGCATCAATCTGCTGATGGCTGCTGCCGCCTGGAATCTGAAACAATGGCTGCTGGCCATTTTTTGGCTCTTTTTCCCATGGCGAAAACTGCAAATTTATCGGATTCCTTGA
- a CDS encoding PEP-CTERM sorting domain-containing protein, with the protein MRNPIRLIILFWALLSISNAKADAIPHPNFGTENINLYTFTATATGSIGAYFYDESAGYTNTLSLLVNGVITPESAAGVLNNHTSSMGDFVNLSSVHVGDVLTFQLNVLSTGETLYSDKSLNNDGINHVYSTSFSGDVVHGIPTGTYVGFEDLHGGGDLDYNDETFVFTNVVTAVPEPETYAMLLAGLGLIGFIAGRRKEADLYSY; encoded by the coding sequence ATGAGAAATCCAATTCGATTGATAATACTCTTTTGGGCCTTACTATCAATATCGAATGCCAAGGCAGATGCAATTCCACATCCAAATTTCGGAACTGAGAATATAAATCTCTACACCTTCACTGCAACAGCTACGGGTAGCATTGGTGCTTATTTTTATGATGAATCAGCCGGATATACTAACACTTTGTCATTACTGGTGAATGGTGTAATAACCCCTGAATCTGCTGCCGGGGTTTTAAACAATCACACTTCAAGTATGGGAGATTTTGTTAACTTGAGCTCCGTACACGTAGGAGATGTGCTTACATTTCAATTGAATGTGCTTTCCACAGGAGAAACATTATATTCAGACAAATCACTTAATAATGATGGAATTAATCACGTCTATTCAACTTCATTTTCTGGTGATGTTGTTCATGGCATTCCAACTGGAACGTATGTAGGATTTGAAGATCTGCATGGCGGTGGAGATCTTGATTATAACGATGAAACGTTTGTATTTACGAATGTTGTTACAGCGGTTCCGGAGCCAGAAACCTATGCTATGTTGTTAGCTGGTTTAGGTTTAATTGGGTTTATCGCGGGGCGTAGAAAGGAAGCTGACCTTTATTCATACTGA
- a CDS encoding YbhB/YbcL family Raf kinase inhibitor-like protein translates to MAALILTVLTLTSPSFSHNDSIPSHYTCDGIDISPALHWTGIPDGTKSLVLIVDDPDAPDPSAPKMTWVHWVLYNIPPSANGLAEGISEKNLPSGTLQGINDWKRAGYGGPCPPIGSHRYYHKLHALDTVLPDLQHPNKAALEKAMQGHIIGQGELIGRYQRHL, encoded by the coding sequence ATGGCTGCTTTGATTCTGACCGTTCTGACTCTCACATCGCCATCTTTTTCTCATAATGACTCTATTCCATCTCATTATACTTGTGATGGAATAGATATTTCACCGGCACTTCACTGGACAGGTATTCCTGATGGCACCAAAAGCCTGGTGCTAATCGTTGATGATCCGGATGCCCCGGATCCATCTGCGCCTAAAATGACTTGGGTACACTGGGTACTGTATAACATCCCTCCCAGCGCTAACGGTTTGGCTGAAGGTATTTCAGAAAAAAATCTCCCGTCAGGCACTTTGCAAGGAATTAATGACTGGAAGCGCGCAGGCTACGGTGGTCCATGCCCGCCAATAGGCAGTCACCGTTATTATCATAAGCTGCACGCATTGGACACCGTACTGCCAGATCTGCAGCATCCAAACAAAGCTGCACTTGAAAAGGCTATGCAAGGCCATATCATTGGTCAGGGTGAATTAATTGGACGCTATCAACGCCATCTCTAA
- a CDS encoding nitroreductase family protein, with translation MNTFTKLVLGMMGRLRAKPAKGDAATSILLPPPEKHGGLPLMEALAIRHSSRDFAPDPLSMQLLSNLLWSAYGINRTDGGRTAPSALNAQEIDVFLALPSGAYRYDAAVNELHLVAASDLRRITGYQDFVDEAPLDLVYVADYTRMNLVPVGQRESYAAVAAGAITQNVYLFAASNGLATVIRAWIDRVAIADALGLTHDQQVLLSQTVGYTRTMT, from the coding sequence ATGAATACCTTTACCAAGCTGGTACTGGGCATGATGGGACGGTTGCGAGCAAAACCTGCAAAAGGTGATGCGGCAACTTCGATTTTACTACCGCCACCTGAGAAACATGGCGGCCTTCCATTGATGGAGGCACTCGCCATACGCCATTCTTCCCGTGATTTTGCACCTGATCCGCTGTCTATGCAGTTACTTTCAAATCTTCTGTGGTCAGCTTATGGGATTAATCGCACGGATGGCGGACGCACGGCGCCTTCTGCATTGAATGCTCAAGAAATTGATGTGTTCCTCGCGTTACCTTCGGGAGCATACCGCTATGATGCTGCAGTAAATGAATTGCATCTGGTGGCGGCAAGTGACTTGAGGCGCATTACGGGTTATCAAGATTTTGTCGATGAAGCACCACTGGATCTGGTGTATGTGGCCGATTACACAAGAATGAATCTAGTGCCGGTAGGACAACGAGAATCCTATGCCGCTGTCGCAGCGGGTGCTATTACCCAGAATGTATACTTATTCGCTGCCAGCAATGGTTTAGCTACAGTAATTCGCGCCTGGATCGATCGCGTTGCGATTGCCGATGCACTTGGATTGACGCACGATCAACAGGTATTGCTATCACAAACAGTCGGGTACACAAGAACAATGACATAA
- the arfB gene encoding alternative ribosome rescue aminoacyl-tRNA hydrolase ArfB, with the protein MLRISDNLAIPLGEIEIQAIRSQGSGGQNVNKVSTAIHLRFDIKASSLPEIYKERLLYSNDSRISSEGVVIIKAQRYRSQIKNKEDALNRLLEIIKSVTIQVKPREPTKPTRASKTKRLEGKAIQSRRKSLRGKVEEE; encoded by the coding sequence ATGTTGAGAATATCAGACAATCTGGCAATACCCTTAGGTGAGATCGAAATCCAGGCGATACGTTCACAGGGTTCCGGTGGACAAAATGTAAACAAAGTATCGACTGCGATTCATTTGCGTTTCGATATAAAAGCTTCATCACTACCAGAAATATACAAAGAAAGATTATTGTATTCAAATGATAGTCGAATCTCTAGTGAAGGCGTTGTTATTATCAAGGCGCAGCGGTATCGCAGTCAGATTAAGAACAAAGAAGATGCACTCAATCGCTTATTGGAGATTATCAAGAGTGTCACTATCCAGGTGAAGCCGCGGGAACCCACTAAGCCAACCAGAGCTTCTAAGACAAAGCGTTTGGAAGGCAAAGCGATTCAGAGTCGCAGAAAATCGTTGCGCGGCAAGGTTGAAGAAGAGTAA
- a CDS encoding DUF1415 domain-containing protein: MDIATNEKIIVATKLWLERAVIGLNLCPFAKAVHVKNQISYRVSSATTHEDLLNDMMHALEILAETSAENIDTTLLVHPYVLIDFLDYNDFLDVVDSALEGMGLENVLQVASFHPQYQFAGTQPDDIENYTNRSPYPMMHLLREASVMRAVLAFPEAGKIFDKNIATLRDLGHAGWNDLGLVKINPPLENESMRKEL; the protein is encoded by the coding sequence ATGGATATCGCAACAAACGAAAAAATAATAGTTGCGACCAAACTGTGGTTGGAGCGTGCCGTCATCGGCCTCAATCTGTGCCCGTTCGCGAAGGCCGTACACGTGAAAAATCAGATAAGCTATAGGGTGAGCAGTGCAACCACACATGAGGATTTGCTAAATGACATGATGCACGCACTGGAAATATTGGCTGAAACATCAGCAGAAAATATCGACACAACCTTGCTGGTTCATCCCTATGTACTCATTGATTTTCTCGACTACAACGATTTTCTCGATGTGGTCGATTCGGCGCTGGAAGGCATGGGTTTAGAAAATGTGTTGCAAGTCGCCAGTTTTCACCCGCAGTACCAATTTGCCGGGACGCAACCGGATGATATCGAAAACTATACCAACCGGTCGCCGTATCCTATGATGCATCTGCTGCGCGAAGCCAGTGTCATGCGGGCGGTGTTGGCTTTCCCAGAGGCTGGGAAAATATTCGATAAGAACATTGCGACATTGCGCGATTTGGGTCACGCAGGTTGGAATGATTTGGGGCTGGTTAAGATCAACCCTCCTTTGGAGAATGAATCAATGCGCAAAGAGCTATAA
- a CDS encoding serine/threonine protein kinase: MTLAFSLLTPDCVMNALDSLGCHSDGRLLALNSYENRVYQVGMEEGLPLVAKFYRSGRWTNEAILEEHAFVQELAEREIPVVPALVLGGKTLHTFEGFRFAVFPKHGGRAPEFEDRNTLEWIGRFLGRIHAIGALKPFQHRPTLDIASFGVEPLDFLLTNNFIPADLKTAYRSVAEQALAGVRLCFERAGNHINALRLHGDCHAGNVLWTDSGPHFVDFDDSRMGPSVQDLWMLLSGERTDMVRQLNDVLSGYEDFYDFDSNEVHLIEALRTLRLIHYSAWLAQRWDDPAFKQAFPWFNTQLYWQERLLELREQIALMDEPPLGLV, translated from the coding sequence GTGACGCTAGCTTTCTCTTTACTTACCCCCGATTGCGTCATGAACGCGCTGGATAGCCTGGGATGCCACAGTGATGGCCGATTGTTAGCACTGAACAGCTATGAGAACCGCGTCTATCAGGTTGGCATGGAAGAAGGCTTGCCGCTGGTAGCAAAATTTTATCGGTCAGGGCGTTGGACAAATGAAGCCATACTTGAAGAACACGCTTTCGTGCAGGAATTGGCCGAGCGCGAGATTCCTGTGGTACCTGCATTGGTGTTGGGTGGAAAAACACTGCACACTTTCGAAGGATTCCGCTTTGCCGTTTTTCCCAAACACGGCGGACGTGCGCCAGAATTTGAAGACCGGAACACACTGGAATGGATAGGGCGTTTTTTGGGTCGTATCCACGCCATTGGCGCACTTAAGCCGTTCCAGCATCGCCCCACACTGGATATAGCGAGCTTCGGTGTAGAGCCGCTTGATTTTTTACTGACAAATAATTTTATCCCGGCTGATCTTAAAACTGCCTATCGTAGCGTAGCAGAGCAAGCACTGGCTGGCGTGCGTCTTTGCTTTGAACGTGCCGGCAACCATATAAACGCATTGCGTCTGCATGGCGATTGTCATGCGGGCAATGTGCTGTGGACGGATAGCGGCCCGCACTTCGTAGATTTTGACGATAGCCGCATGGGCCCTTCTGTGCAGGATTTGTGGATGTTGTTGTCGGGTGAGCGTACAGATATGGTGCGGCAGTTAAATGACGTGCTATCGGGGTATGAAGACTTTTACGATTTTGATTCAAATGAAGTGCATCTGATCGAAGCCCTACGCACCTTGCGCCTGATTCATTATTCTGCCTGGCTGGCACAACGATGGGACGACCCAGCCTTCAAACAAGCTTTCCCGTGGTTTAATACGCAGCTCTATTGGCAAGAGCGCTTACTGGAATTACGCGAACAGATCGCGCTGATGGACGAGCCGCCGCTAGGACTGGTTTGA
- a CDS encoding YfjI family protein, translating into MIDPYETIPATPEAQKAFHDVVIAEAIDRAKERHFDNEMSDRTDAVHKNKTAPSPLPSMPAVMPFDFDYLPKGARDYVKDIAQRMQCPADYLGVTVYIMLAAVIGRKVGVRPLKYDDWTVIPNLWGASIGNSGTLKSPAQAAVLAPIKKLAADAYDRYKTECAEYETKALLCQLKQSANKSAAKKQLQENCEADVSGLLKPDVIDDAPILKRYITNNSTYEALGDLLIQNPNGLLIESDELIGLLKQLDSNGQEPARAFYLTGADGDKGYTFDRIGRGQALHVPALCISIIGGIQPGVLSQYVRDAVGGGAGADGLLQRFGLMVYPDISKNWKEVDRYPDSSVKEAMHQLVSKLDALNPFEIGAQSDEYCKVPFLHFDDKAQALFSEWRGSIERRLRSGEEHESFVSHLSKYRKLIPSLALINHLCEQGYSAIDEKSLLRAIAYAEYLESHARRVYSFATRPDIDAAKTLLKRLFANKPDKPFTAREIRRKGWAGLETPSKAQAAIDLLVDYGHLIEVEISETGGRPKCVYVMNEVTK; encoded by the coding sequence ATGATCGACCCCTACGAAACGATACCAGCAACACCAGAAGCACAGAAAGCTTTTCATGATGTTGTTATTGCCGAAGCTATCGACCGTGCAAAAGAAAGACATTTCGATAATGAAATGTCAGATAGAACTGATGCAGTTCATAAAAACAAAACCGCACCAAGTCCGCTGCCTTCAATGCCTGCTGTCATGCCGTTTGACTTTGATTATCTACCCAAGGGTGCGCGTGATTATGTCAAAGATATTGCACAGCGTATGCAGTGCCCGGCTGATTATTTGGGTGTAACAGTCTACATCATGCTGGCTGCTGTAATCGGTCGCAAAGTAGGCGTGCGCCCGCTCAAATATGATGATTGGACGGTTATCCCTAACTTATGGGGCGCAAGCATTGGCAATTCCGGTACTCTCAAAAGCCCAGCACAAGCGGCCGTATTAGCGCCCATCAAGAAATTGGCCGCTGATGCTTATGATAGGTATAAAACCGAATGCGCTGAGTACGAAACGAAAGCTTTGCTTTGCCAGCTTAAACAATCGGCCAATAAATCCGCAGCAAAGAAACAACTTCAAGAAAATTGCGAAGCTGATGTATCGGGATTACTGAAACCTGATGTTATTGACGATGCACCGATTTTAAAGCGATACATTACAAACAATAGTACCTATGAGGCGTTAGGTGATTTATTAATACAAAATCCTAACGGGTTATTAATCGAATCAGATGAGCTCATTGGGTTACTTAAACAGCTCGATAGCAATGGGCAGGAACCAGCCAGAGCATTCTATTTGACGGGCGCTGATGGCGATAAGGGATATACCTTTGATCGGATTGGACGTGGTCAAGCATTGCATGTGCCAGCACTCTGTATATCAATCATTGGCGGCATACAGCCAGGCGTGTTAAGTCAATATGTGCGTGATGCAGTAGGCGGCGGCGCGGGTGCAGATGGTTTATTGCAAAGATTCGGCTTAATGGTTTACCCCGATATCTCTAAAAACTGGAAGGAAGTGGATCGTTATCCGGATTCTAGCGTTAAAGAAGCCATGCACCAGTTAGTTAGCAAACTGGATGCTTTAAACCCTTTCGAGATTGGTGCTCAATCAGATGAATATTGCAAAGTTCCATTTCTGCATTTTGACGATAAGGCACAGGCATTGTTCTCTGAATGGCGCGGGAGTATTGAAAGGCGGCTGCGTTCAGGTGAAGAGCATGAATCTTTTGTATCACACCTATCGAAATATAGAAAACTCATACCTTCTCTAGCACTAATCAATCACTTGTGCGAACAAGGCTATAGCGCAATTGATGAAAAATCATTACTCCGCGCTATCGCCTATGCTGAGTATTTAGAGAGTCATGCACGCCGGGTGTATAGCTTTGCCACAAGGCCGGATATCGATGCAGCAAAAACCCTTCTTAAAAGATTATTTGCAAACAAACCGGATAAGCCATTCACAGCACGAGAGATACGCCGAAAAGGCTGGGCAGGATTGGAAACACCCAGCAAGGCACAAGCGGCGATTGATTTGTTAGTTGACTATGGACACTTGATCGAAGTTGAAATATCAGAAACAGGCGGAAGGCCAAAGTGTGTTTATGTCATGAATGAGGTGACCAAATGA
- a CDS encoding integrase arm-type DNA-binding domain-containing protein, translating to MKLTDPEIKAAKPKEKPYSLPDGHGLVLLVQPSGAKWWRYRYRFNGTAKMLSMGVYPDVTLKEARNQQARFKELLAQSIDPSLHRQEQKQQQAIATENSFESIARLWWNQWSAARNQRHADYVIRRLEADIFPVIGRKPVTELSAPMLLMAIKKIEARGALDIAKRALTTCNQIMRYAVAHGLAERNPAADIKPSDVLKPTTKTNYARLDQKELPELLRKIDAYDGQPLTKLALQLMALTFVRTSELIGAKWDEIELDNKQWRIPAECMKMKTPHIVPLSNQAIAVLGKIKELAADQILLFPSERRDGNSMSNNTILYALYRLGYHSRMTGHGFRGIASTILHERGYSHEHIELQLAHAKRDQVSASYNHALYLEPRARMMQDWADYLEAIRAGAAILPFRAA from the coding sequence ATGAAGCTGACAGATCCGGAAATTAAAGCAGCAAAACCTAAAGAGAAGCCTTACTCACTTCCTGATGGTCATGGGCTTGTTTTACTGGTTCAGCCTTCGGGTGCTAAATGGTGGCGATATCGGTATCGTTTCAATGGCACGGCTAAAATGCTTTCTATGGGTGTTTACCCTGATGTGACATTAAAAGAAGCACGTAACCAGCAAGCGCGCTTCAAAGAATTACTGGCACAGAGCATTGATCCTTCGCTGCACCGCCAAGAACAAAAACAGCAGCAAGCCATAGCGACAGAAAATAGCTTTGAATCAATAGCGCGTCTTTGGTGGAATCAATGGAGCGCAGCACGCAATCAACGCCACGCAGATTATGTTATTCGTAGACTGGAAGCTGATATTTTTCCTGTTATCGGTAGAAAGCCTGTCACTGAGTTATCAGCACCTATGCTTCTAATGGCTATCAAGAAGATTGAAGCCAGGGGTGCACTAGATATTGCCAAGCGGGCATTAACCACTTGCAATCAGATCATGCGTTATGCCGTGGCACATGGACTGGCAGAACGCAATCCAGCAGCAGATATAAAGCCTTCTGATGTACTTAAACCCACCACGAAAACCAACTATGCAAGGCTGGATCAAAAAGAATTACCCGAACTACTCCGCAAGATCGATGCTTACGATGGGCAACCACTCACAAAGCTGGCTTTGCAACTGATGGCTTTAACGTTTGTCCGTACCAGTGAATTAATCGGTGCCAAGTGGGATGAAATAGAACTGGATAATAAGCAGTGGCGTATACCGGCTGAGTGCATGAAGATGAAAACCCCGCATATCGTGCCCTTATCAAACCAAGCTATCGCGGTATTGGGGAAAATCAAAGAGCTGGCAGCCGATCAAATCTTACTGTTTCCCAGTGAACGTAGGGACGGTAATTCAATGAGCAATAACACCATTCTTTACGCACTCTACCGGCTTGGGTATCACTCACGCATGACAGGTCACGGCTTCAGGGGCATAGCTTCAACGATTCTTCATGAGCGCGGTTATAGTCATGAGCATATTGAATTACAATTGGCACATGCGAAACGTGATCAAGTATCAGCGAGTTATAACCACGCTCTATATCTGGAACCACGCGCAAGAATGATGCAGGATTGGGCTGATTATCTGGAAGCAATAAGGGCAGGGGCAGCGATATTGCCGTTTAGGGCTGCATAA
- a CDS encoding IS3 family transposase (programmed frameshift), translating into MNKTNKYSPEVKERAARLVQEHRSEYPSLWATIESIAPKIGCAPPTLHDWVKKHEIDTGLRDGITSEERERIKALEREVKELRRANEILKLASAFFGPGGARPQTQILRSFIDRYRDTHGVEPICKVLQVAPSGYRRHAAERRNPALRCTRAQRDEVLMPEIQRVWQANLQVYGADKVWRQLKREGMQVARCTVERLMKRLGLEGVRRGKVVRTTVPDKALPCPLDRVNRQFKADRPNQLWVSDFTYVSTWQGWLYVAFVIDVFARCIVGWRVSSSMHTDFVLDALEQALYARQPELGALIHHSDRGSQYVSIRYTERLAEAGIEPSVGSKGDSYDNALAETINGLYKAELIHKQGPWKNRESVELATLNWVFWFNHQRLLGPIGYIPPAEAEAQYYRQLANLDSAKVT; encoded by the exons ATGAACAAAACAAACAAATATTCCCCCGAAGTAAAAGAACGAGCAGCCCGCCTGGTGCAAGAGCATCGCAGTGAGTACCCTTCGCTGTGGGCGACGATAGAATCGATTGCGCCCAAGATCGGCTGCGCGCCGCCGACATTGCATGATTGGGTAAAGAAGCACGAGATCGACACAGGCCTACGAGATGGCATCACCAGTGAAGAGCGCGAACGCATCAAAGCACTGGAGCGTGAGGTCAAGGAATTACGTCGCGCCAATGAAATTCTGAAACTGGCCAGTGCTTTTTTCG GCCCAGGCGGAGCTCGACCGCAAACTCAAATCCTGAGGTCGTTCATCGACCGGTATCGTGACACCCACGGGGTCGAGCCGATCTGCAAGGTATTGCAGGTCGCCCCGTCAGGGTATCGGCGTCACGCGGCCGAGCGGCGCAATCCGGCATTGCGTTGCACTCGTGCCCAGCGCGATGAGGTTTTGATGCCAGAAATTCAGCGTGTGTGGCAGGCCAACCTGCAGGTGTATGGTGCCGACAAGGTATGGCGGCAACTTAAGCGCGAAGGAATGCAGGTAGCTCGCTGCACTGTTGAACGGCTCATGAAACGGTTGGGGCTGGAAGGTGTGCGGCGCGGCAAGGTTGTGCGAACCACGGTTCCGGACAAGGCGCTGCCGTGCCCGCTGGATCGCGTAAACCGGCAATTCAAGGCGGATCGCCCAAACCAGTTATGGGTGTCGGATTTCACCTATGTTTCCACCTGGCAGGGCTGGCTATATGTCGCGTTCGTCATCGACGTGTTTGCCCGGTGCATCGTGGGTTGGCGGGTCAGTTCCAGCATGCACACGGACTTCGTACTGGATGCGCTGGAGCAGGCTTTATACGCCCGGCAACCGGAGCTGGGTGCCTTGATTCACCACAGCGACCGGGGTTCCCAGTATGTCTCTATCCGTTATACGGAGCGGCTTGCCGAGGCTGGAATAGAACCGTCGGTTGGCAGTAAAGGAGATAGCTACGATAACGCACTAGCCGAAACGATCAACGGGCTTTACAAAGCTGAATTGATTCACAAGCAGGGGCCATGGAAAAACAGGGAATCCGTTGAATTGGCGACGTTGAACTGGGTGTTCTGGTTCAATCACCAGCGTTTGCTTGGACCCATCGGCTATATACCGCCGGCGGAAGCTGAGGCACAATACTACCGGCAGTTAGCCAATTTGGATTCTGCCAAAGTTACTTAA